The Rickettsiales bacterium genome segment TCAATTTCGATTCATGCAAACTACCTATCTGTGGCATTTGCGTCAAGCGCGTTTAGCGAAGTTTTCCACAAAAATAAAGCGTTATTTTTCGGGGCATTAGTTCGCAAGCCACCGTTATTTTTGACAGTTTTCGCAGAAAAAAGTTGAGCGACCGGCCATAACCTCAACCTCTAGTGGTGACGAACAGACCGAACATGGCTCTTTAGCATGTCCATACACTTTAAAGGCGTGCTGGAAATATCCGGCCTCGCCATCGCTACCTAGAAAGTCGCGTAAGGTAGAGCCACCAGAGGCAATGGCCGCCTCTAGAACTTCCTTAATCGACTGTATTAGAATGGTTATTTCTTTTCTTGTTAAGCTGTTTGCTGCGCGCTTCGGATGGATGAAAGACATGAATAATGCCTCGCTCGCATAGATGTTTCCAATGCCTGCTATCAAGGCCTGGTCTAGTAAAACAGGTTTAATGTGGCCTTTTCGTTTGGCTAATTTGGTTTGGAGGTAATCGACGGTGAATTTAGCCTCATCGAACGGATCGGAGCCCATACGATTTAATCTTGGATGTTCTAATAAAGCTGCAGTTTGGCATAATAAAAGGAAGCCAAACCGGCGCGGATCGTTGAAAATAGCCACTTCTGCGCTATCCATATGCAAGATCACATGGTCATGCTTGCGTAATTCATCCGGCATGTGCGGCTCGACACGGAAGGTGCCCGACATGCCAAGATGGCCGATAATGCTCTGCTTATTGGGCAAGTCTAACACGAGATACTTACCTACTCGGCGGAAGCTCTCCAGCTTTTGCCCCTCCAGCACCTCCTCGAACTTCCCTGGAACCTCCCAGCGCAAATCACGACGACGCACCTCAACATTCTCAATCGTTTTCCCATTAAGATAAGAGTGCAATCCACGGCGCGTCGTTTCGACTTCAGGTAATTCAGGCATAAAAGCCTTATAGAGCCACTTTCTTTTTCCTGCAAACTCCCTATGCTACGTGCGCTATGGTGAAAACGGCTCCAAAAGATACGACCCATTTTGGGTTTGAAGAGGTTCCGATTGAGGAAAAACAATCGCGTGTGCGCGGGGTGTTTGACTCGGTTGCCTCACAATATGATATCATGAATGATGTGATGAGCGGCGGATTGCACCGCTTGTGGAAGAATCATTTTGTCAGCCAACTACCTTTACGCGAAGGATTGCATCTGCTGGATTTAGCGGGCGGCACGGGTGATATCAGCTTCCGTTACTTAGAGCGCGCGGATAAGCAAAACCTAAAAGTGCACACTACTATTAGTGATATCAACGCTTCCATGCTTGCGGAAGGCGAAAAACGCGCTCTTAACTTAAATATGCATCGCTTAGGCGAGATTGATTTTCTCGAAGCCAATGCGGAGAAGCTTCCGCTACCTGATAATAGTGTTGACGCGGTGACGATTGCGTTCGGTATCCGCAACGTGACACATATAGATGTAGCGCTCAAAGACATTCACCGCGTTCTCAAGCCGGGCAGTCCGTTCTTTTGCCTTGAGTTCTCTCCGGTCGAAACGCCGATACTCAAAGAACTTTATGACGCCTATTCGTTCAACTTCATCCCCCAATTTGGTAAAATGATTGCTGGCGATAAAGACTCCTACCAATATCTCGTGGAGAGTATCCGTCAATTCCCATCCGCAGAAAGCTTCGCGGATAAAATAAGCAAGGCCGGCTTCAGCCGCAGCTCATTTGAACGTATGACCGGCGGCGTCGTCGCTATTCATCGAGGTTGGAAAATTTAATGTTACGTCACCTCCGCAATAGCTTCCGATTACTGCGTGTGGGCTGGGTATTAGCGCGCAATGATGCGCTTTTTCCGTTGCAAGAAACACGCTTTGCGCCGGCGACTACCCTTTTATGTAAGCTCTTTCGCAAGCGCCGCAATAGCTTACGCCAAGGTGAGCGCCTAGCTGAAGCGCTGCAAAAGCTCGGCCCTAGCTATGTTAAATTAGGGCAGAGCCTGTCGACTCGCTCAGATATTATTGGCGATGAGATTGCTAAAGATCTGGCAGATTTGCGCGATGGACTCCCTCCCTTCCCTATGGCGCAAGTGCGCGGCATTATTGAAGCTGAGTTCGAAAAGCCGCTAGAGGATGTTTACGCAAGCTTTGACGAAACACCGATCGCGGCGGCCTCAATCGCTCAAGTCCATTTCGCCACCACGCACGAAGGCGATGAAGTGGCCGTTAAGGTGATTCGCCCGAATATACGCGCAGACTTCGCACGGGATATTGAGCTGTTTGAATGGATTGCTAGCTTGCTAGATGGACGCGCCGAGCTAGTACGTTTCAAACCTGCCAAGGTCGTCGAAACATTCGCCGAGTCCGTGAAGATGGAGTTAGATTTACGTTTTGAAGGCTCCTCTGCCGCGGAGTTACGCGACAATATGAAGCATGATGCGGAATTTTATGTTCCGAAAGTCTATTGGGCGCAGACCTCGGGCCGCGTACTCACGCTAGAACGCATCAATGGTACGAAGATCTCAGACCTTGAGACGCTTAAAGCCAAAGGGCATGACTTCCAGAAACTTGTGAAAATCGCCGCAGAAGGCTTCTTTAATCAAGTCTTTCGGGATGGCTATTTCCATGCGGACCTTCATCCGGGAAACTTATTTGTGCTGGATGATGGACGCGTCGCGGCAGTTGATTTCGGTATTATGGGGCGCGTCAACTGGCAGGAACGCATTTATATTGCGCAAATCCTCAAAGGATTCTTGGAGGGCGATTATCATAAAGTCGCCCGCATGCATTTTGATGCGGGTTATGTACCAGCTCATAAAAATGCCGACCATTTTGCGACTGCCGCCCGCGCGATTGGCGAACCTATCCTTGGGCTTCCATTAGACCAAATTTCTGTTGCTAACCTACTGGAGCAACTCTTCCAAGTAGCCGCAGATTTTGAAATGCAAACTCAGCCGCAGCTCCTACTACTACAAAAAACCATGATGGTGGCGGAAGGGGTTGGCCGAATGCTCGTGCCGAACGTGAATATGTGGAAGCTAGCCGAGCCGCTCGTGATGGAGTGGGTAGCCCTCAATTTCGGCCCGAAAGCGCAAATTAAAAATATTACAGAACATGTTGGTAATATAGCCGAGCGCCTACCCGCTGCGATTAAACATGCCGAGAACCTACTGCAAAAGGTTGATAGTGGTGGCTTAAAGCTGCACCCTGATACGGTTAAAGCGTTATTGGCCGAACGACGCCATAGCCATAACCAATGGTTACTGCTCGCATGGGCTGGGTTAATCGGCTTTGGTTTGCTGTTATATAGCAATTAGCCATTGAAAATTTGTTGATTTTACGTATTGTACAAATCAATTATGGCAATTAACTCAATACTCTTGATCATCTCTGGCAGCGTGGCGGCTTATAAGTCGCTGGAACTTATTCGTCTTTTTCGCAAAAGTGGAGTCACTGTCGATGCTATTCTCACCAAGGGCGGCCAAGAGTTTATTACCCCGCTCGCCGTTTCTTCGCTTAGCGGCAATGAGACTTATACCGATCTCTTCAGCTTAAAAGATGAAGTGGAAATGGGGCATATCCAGCTATCACGCAAAGCCGATGCTATTTTAGTGGCTCCCGCCAGTGCTGATATTATCGCCAAAATGGCAACTGGCCAATGCAACGATCTCGCGACCACCACGCTACTGGCCACCGATAAACCGGTTTATATTGCGCCCGCCATGAACCATCGTATGTGGGAAAATGCCGCGACTCAGCGCAATATCGTGCAGCTCCAAGCCGATGGTATTACGCTGATCGAACCCACGGCAGGCGAAATGGCTTGCGGCGAGCATGGTATGGGTCGTTTCGCAGAGCTTGAGACGATTTTATCGGCAGCCACAGGCGGCAAGACGCAATCGCTCGCGCTACGTAACAAGAAAGTGCTAGTGACAGCCGGCCCCACGCATGAGCCGATTGACCCGGTTCGCTACTTGGGTAACCGTTCATCCGGCAAGCAAGGTATCGCTATTGCGGAAGCTTTAGCCGCACAAGGGGCCGAGGTGCACCTCGTGCTTGGTCCTACGCATGAGAAACCCTCGCACACTATCACAACCTACCCCGTGCAAACCGCGCAGGAGATGTTTGATCAATGTCAAAACCTCCTCCCCGCTGATATTGCGATTTGCACCGCCGCTGTCGCAGATTGGAAGGTAGAAGGTTCCAATCACAAGATCAAAAAGAAGAGCGGTGAATCACCAAACATCAGCCTTTCTGAAAATCCAGATATCCTCAAATGGCTTTCCCAAGAAGCTACGCAACGTCCAGAGCTGGTGATTGGTTTTGCCGCAGAGACAGAATCACTTGAGGCGAATGCGAACGCCAAGCTCGCTAAAAAGGGCTGTGACTGGCTACTGGCGAATGATGTGTCCGAAGGCAAAGTATTCGGCAAAGATAAAACCCAAATTCTCCTCCTTCCCGAAGACGAGAATTGGCATGGTAGCAAGCGCGAAATCGCGCTCAAGTTAGTCGATAAAATAACGAATCATTTCAATCAAAGCAAAAAGCAGGAGAGCGCCTAATGGTCACTATCCCCGT includes the following:
- the mutM gene encoding bifunctional DNA-formamidopyrimidine glycosylase/DNA-(apurinic or apyrimidinic site) lyase, whose translation is MPELPEVETTRRGLHSYLNGKTIENVEVRRRDLRWEVPGKFEEVLEGQKLESFRRVGKYLVLDLPNKQSIIGHLGMSGTFRVEPHMPDELRKHDHVILHMDSAEVAIFNDPRRFGFLLLCQTAALLEHPRLNRMGSDPFDEAKFTVDYLQTKLAKRKGHIKPVLLDQALIAGIGNIYASEALFMSFIHPKRAANSLTRKEITILIQSIKEVLEAAIASGGSTLRDFLGSDGEAGYFQHAFKVYGHAKEPCSVCSSPLEVEVMAGRSTFFCENCQK
- the ubiE gene encoding bifunctional demethylmenaquinone methyltransferase/2-methoxy-6-polyprenyl-1,4-benzoquinol methylase UbiE, which encodes MVKTAPKDTTHFGFEEVPIEEKQSRVRGVFDSVASQYDIMNDVMSGGLHRLWKNHFVSQLPLREGLHLLDLAGGTGDISFRYLERADKQNLKVHTTISDINASMLAEGEKRALNLNMHRLGEIDFLEANAEKLPLPDNSVDAVTIAFGIRNVTHIDVALKDIHRVLKPGSPFFCLEFSPVETPILKELYDAYSFNFIPQFGKMIAGDKDSYQYLVESIRQFPSAESFADKISKAGFSRSSFERMTGGVVAIHRGWKI
- the ubiB gene encoding 2-polyprenylphenol 6-hydroxylase, with product MLRHLRNSFRLLRVGWVLARNDALFPLQETRFAPATTLLCKLFRKRRNSLRQGERLAEALQKLGPSYVKLGQSLSTRSDIIGDEIAKDLADLRDGLPPFPMAQVRGIIEAEFEKPLEDVYASFDETPIAAASIAQVHFATTHEGDEVAVKVIRPNIRADFARDIELFEWIASLLDGRAELVRFKPAKVVETFAESVKMELDLRFEGSSAAELRDNMKHDAEFYVPKVYWAQTSGRVLTLERINGTKISDLETLKAKGHDFQKLVKIAAEGFFNQVFRDGYFHADLHPGNLFVLDDGRVAAVDFGIMGRVNWQERIYIAQILKGFLEGDYHKVARMHFDAGYVPAHKNADHFATAARAIGEPILGLPLDQISVANLLEQLFQVAADFEMQTQPQLLLLQKTMMVAEGVGRMLVPNVNMWKLAEPLVMEWVALNFGPKAQIKNITEHVGNIAERLPAAIKHAENLLQKVDSGGLKLHPDTVKALLAERRHSHNQWLLLAWAGLIGFGLLLYSN
- the coaBC gene encoding bifunctional phosphopantothenoylcysteine decarboxylase/phosphopantothenate--cysteine ligase CoaBC — translated: MAINSILLIISGSVAAYKSLELIRLFRKSGVTVDAILTKGGQEFITPLAVSSLSGNETYTDLFSLKDEVEMGHIQLSRKADAILVAPASADIIAKMATGQCNDLATTTLLATDKPVYIAPAMNHRMWENAATQRNIVQLQADGITLIEPTAGEMACGEHGMGRFAELETILSAATGGKTQSLALRNKKVLVTAGPTHEPIDPVRYLGNRSSGKQGIAIAEALAAQGAEVHLVLGPTHEKPSHTITTYPVQTAQEMFDQCQNLLPADIAICTAAVADWKVEGSNHKIKKKSGESPNISLSENPDILKWLSQEATQRPELVIGFAAETESLEANANAKLAKKGCDWLLANDVSEGKVFGKDKTQILLLPEDENWHGSKREIALKLVDKITNHFNQSKKQESA